The Sorangiineae bacterium MSr11367 genome window below encodes:
- a CDS encoding ATP-binding protein, with protein MGRPRRFRIPLAVAAVLVIHSTIVWYAWRTTSRRAMRDAETAGRQRLSLYASSIERALDKYRPLPEILARDKDILALLHSPYDASLVDSVNRSLEATNAATNASALYVLKPDGVALAASNWNLDLSFVGRSLAYRPYYHQAIATGIGRFFGVGTTSGLPGYFMASSVQSATKRIGVVVVKVDLEPLERDWTRAEERVLVADANGVAFLASRPELKYGLMAPLPRDAAETIAAQHQYPADALHAIHYSIERELAQDARIVRLQTGARNTRFLMQSLTMPSDGWTIHYLSDLAAVDVQARDSAIKAGGGLVAATLLLLYLRQRRLALRATLDSRDKLEAQVHARTVDLRAEIAERQKAEKILREAHDELVHAGKMAALGQMSAAIAHELNQPLTAMQTFLASTRVLLEEGDEEQAAQNLALLEELGQRMSRITGQLRGFSPRRSGRAERVALDLAIERALLLCEGRVRLERVDVDMHVPPGASVLAERTRIEQIVLNLVRNALDAMTKREERRLSIHVTENGKRCIMRVGDTGEGILEEHLPRLFEPFFTTKADSEGLGLGLSVTYGIVRELGGSIRVESTVGVGSTFIVELPRYELDTV; from the coding sequence ATGGGTCGCCCGCGTCGTTTTCGGATCCCCCTCGCGGTTGCCGCGGTCCTCGTCATCCATTCGACCATCGTCTGGTACGCGTGGCGTACGACCTCGCGGCGCGCGATGCGCGATGCGGAGACGGCGGGCCGGCAAAGACTGTCGCTGTATGCGAGCTCGATCGAGCGCGCCCTGGACAAGTACCGGCCGTTGCCTGAAATCCTCGCACGGGACAAGGACATCCTCGCGCTCCTGCATTCGCCCTACGACGCGAGCCTCGTCGACTCGGTGAACCGGAGCCTCGAAGCGACGAACGCCGCGACGAACGCCTCTGCGCTCTACGTGCTGAAGCCGGACGGGGTTGCGCTCGCCGCGAGCAATTGGAATCTGGACCTCAGCTTCGTCGGGCGATCGCTCGCGTATCGGCCTTACTACCACCAAGCCATCGCGACGGGGATCGGCCGGTTCTTCGGCGTCGGCACGACCAGCGGATTGCCTGGCTATTTCATGGCCAGCTCGGTGCAGAGCGCGACCAAGCGGATCGGGGTCGTCGTGGTCAAAGTGGATCTCGAGCCGCTCGAGAGGGACTGGACGCGCGCCGAGGAAAGGGTCCTCGTCGCGGACGCGAATGGGGTCGCATTCCTGGCGAGCCGCCCCGAGCTCAAATACGGGTTGATGGCTCCCCTGCCGCGAGACGCGGCGGAGACGATCGCGGCCCAGCATCAATACCCGGCCGACGCCTTGCACGCGATCCACTACAGCATCGAGCGGGAGCTCGCGCAGGATGCGCGCATCGTGCGCCTGCAGACCGGTGCGCGAAACACGCGATTCCTCATGCAGTCGCTCACCATGCCGAGCGACGGTTGGACGATTCATTATCTCTCCGATCTCGCGGCCGTCGATGTTCAAGCGCGGGACAGCGCGATCAAGGCAGGCGGCGGCCTCGTCGCCGCGACGCTTCTCCTCCTTTATCTACGCCAGCGCCGGCTAGCGCTCCGCGCGACGCTCGACTCCCGCGACAAGCTCGAAGCGCAGGTGCACGCGCGGACCGTCGACCTTCGCGCGGAGATCGCCGAGCGACAGAAGGCCGAGAAGATCCTCCGCGAGGCGCACGATGAGCTCGTCCACGCGGGGAAAATGGCCGCGCTCGGGCAAATGTCCGCGGCCATCGCGCACGAGCTCAATCAGCCGCTCACCGCGATGCAGACCTTTCTCGCGAGCACGCGCGTCCTGCTCGAGGAAGGCGACGAGGAGCAGGCCGCGCAGAACCTCGCGCTGCTCGAAGAGCTGGGGCAACGCATGTCGCGCATTACCGGGCAGCTCCGCGGATTCTCGCCGAGGCGCTCGGGCCGCGCCGAACGCGTGGCGCTCGACCTCGCAATCGAGCGCGCGCTGCTCTTGTGCGAGGGGCGCGTCCGTCTCGAACGCGTCGACGTCGACATGCACGTTCCTCCCGGAGCTTCGGTGCTCGCCGAGCGAACCCGCATCGAGCAGATCGTGCTGAACCTCGTGCGCAATGCGCTCGACGCGATGACCAAGAGAGAGGAGCGTCGCCTCTCCATCCATGTGACGGAGAACGGCAAGCGATGCATCATGCGCGTCGGCGACACGGGCGAAGGGATCCTCGAGGAGCACCTGCCGCGGCTCTTCGAGCCGTTCTTCACGACCAAAGCGGACAGTGAGGGGCTGGGCCTGGGGCTCTCGGTCACATATGGTATCGTGCGTGAGCTCGGTGGATCGATCCGGGTCGAATCGACGGTCGGCGTCGGCAGCACGTTCATCGTCGAGCTTCCGCGGTACGAACTTGACACCGTCTAG
- a CDS encoding TetR/AcrR family transcriptional regulator has protein sequence MTRRRLDPEERRGELIAAALRLLAKRPARVISPEDVTHEAKVSRALFYRYFPSVEELELAALRNVAERLPFLPPPDAPLGEQVAQAIHAFFDFAAMLKGPTIALLGPAPRASPKAHELIEGGRDRIVAIMCARAGIAKPSLLVELTLRSWTGVVDRAVVGWLEKGDEAIPRAELEAWLLEELTLMLEPVIRREHLTIAWSTPPPRRRPARSAH, from the coding sequence GTGACCCGTCGCCGGCTCGATCCCGAAGAGCGCCGCGGTGAGCTCATCGCCGCCGCACTGCGGCTCCTCGCCAAGCGGCCCGCCCGGGTGATCTCGCCGGAGGACGTGACCCACGAGGCCAAGGTCTCTCGCGCCCTCTTCTACCGCTACTTCCCCAGCGTGGAAGAGCTCGAGCTCGCGGCGCTGCGCAATGTCGCCGAACGCCTGCCCTTTCTCCCGCCGCCGGACGCCCCGCTCGGCGAGCAAGTGGCGCAGGCGATCCACGCGTTCTTCGACTTCGCGGCCATGTTGAAAGGGCCGACCATCGCCCTCCTCGGCCCCGCTCCCCGCGCGTCGCCCAAGGCGCACGAGCTCATCGAGGGCGGCCGCGATCGCATCGTCGCGATCATGTGCGCACGCGCGGGGATCGCCAAGCCGAGCCTGCTCGTCGAACTGACGCTGCGATCGTGGACCGGCGTCGTCGATCGCGCGGTGGTGGGTTGGCTCGAGAAGGGCGACGAGGCCATCCCGCGCGCCGAGCTCGAGGCGTGGCTGCTCGAAGAGCTCACGCTGATGCTCGAGCCGGTCATCCGCCGCGAGCATCTCACCATCGCATGGTCGACCCCGCCGCCACGGCGCCGCCCCGCCCGCAGCGCTCACTGA
- a CDS encoding sigma-54 dependent transcriptional regulator: MIFVDDEASVRLAVKQWLGLVGIEVVLCASAREALSKLTSEDAVLVTDVKMPETDGIELLRIAVQQDADRPVVLLTGHGDIAMAVEAMRSGAYDFVEKPFEPDRLAETIRRACDKWTLVLENRRLRAQLHGKVGIESRIIGTSPAIDALRRSVLDLASTHVNVVIRGETGTGKELVARCLHDFGQRATHAFVAVNCGAIPETMFESEFFGHEVGAFTGAIARRPGKFEHANGGTLFMDEVESMPLALQVKVLRALQEHAIERLGSHKSIPVDVRTVSAAKVDLLDAVRAGRFREDLYYRLDVAELHLPPLRERKEDIPLLFEFMASEAAALHGREPRPLSDADLRRLLAHDWPGNVRELKNAAERHAIGIGAGVATVSPAAPSSAKAVDAPVRESLSAQVEQFERTCLERALEACRGDIKATMELLNLPRRTLNEKMARYGIDRRKFAR; this comes from the coding sequence GTGATTTTCGTCGACGACGAGGCGAGTGTTCGCCTTGCCGTCAAGCAGTGGCTGGGGCTGGTGGGAATCGAGGTCGTCCTGTGCGCCTCGGCGCGCGAGGCGCTGTCGAAGCTGACGAGTGAAGACGCGGTGCTCGTCACCGACGTGAAGATGCCGGAGACGGACGGGATCGAGCTCTTACGGATCGCCGTCCAGCAAGACGCGGATCGACCCGTCGTGCTCCTCACGGGCCACGGCGATATCGCGATGGCCGTCGAGGCGATGCGCAGCGGCGCCTACGACTTCGTCGAGAAGCCCTTCGAGCCCGACCGCCTCGCCGAAACGATACGGCGCGCCTGCGACAAGTGGACCCTCGTGCTCGAGAACCGCCGCCTTCGCGCGCAGCTGCATGGCAAAGTCGGAATCGAATCGCGCATCATCGGCACCTCGCCGGCCATCGACGCGCTCCGGCGCTCGGTCCTCGACTTGGCGAGCACCCACGTCAACGTCGTCATCCGCGGCGAGACCGGGACCGGCAAAGAGCTGGTCGCGCGTTGCCTCCACGATTTCGGCCAGCGCGCCACGCACGCGTTCGTCGCGGTCAACTGCGGCGCCATTCCGGAGACGATGTTCGAAAGCGAATTCTTCGGGCACGAGGTCGGTGCCTTCACGGGCGCGATTGCGCGTCGCCCAGGAAAATTCGAGCACGCGAACGGCGGCACGCTCTTCATGGACGAAGTCGAGAGCATGCCACTCGCCCTCCAGGTGAAGGTGCTCCGCGCCCTGCAAGAGCACGCCATCGAGCGACTTGGCTCGCACAAGAGCATCCCCGTCGACGTGCGTACGGTCTCCGCCGCAAAGGTCGACTTGCTCGACGCGGTGCGCGCGGGGCGTTTCCGCGAAGACCTCTATTACCGCCTCGACGTCGCCGAGCTTCATTTGCCGCCGCTCCGCGAGCGCAAGGAAGATATCCCGCTCTTGTTCGAGTTCATGGCCTCGGAGGCGGCGGCCCTGCACGGGCGCGAGCCGCGTCCGCTGAGCGACGCCGACCTGCGAAGGTTGCTCGCGCACGATTGGCCGGGCAATGTTCGTGAATTGAAAAATGCCGCTGAGCGTCATGCGATCGGAATCGGCGCAGGGGTCGCCACGGTGAGCCCGGCCGCGCCGTCGAGCGCGAAGGCCGTCGATGCGCCGGTGCGCGAATCGCTCTCCGCGCAGGTCGAACAATTCGAGCGCACATGCCTCGAGCGCGCGCTGGAAGCCTGTCGTGGCGATATCAAGGCCACGATGGAGCTCCTCAACCTGCCGCGTCGAACATTGAACGAGAAAATGGCGCGCTACGGCATCGATCGGCGAAAGTTCGCCCGCTGA
- a CDS encoding SDR family oxidoreductase encodes MNEMRVSGSGGASLYARTWGDSRQPAIVLVHGYPDNSDVWSRVIPDLAARFFVVAYDVRGAGRSSAGATFGGYAFDHLVGDLRAVIEATVPDGRKIHLVGHDWGSIQAWEAVFDERTKDRIASLTTFGAPCLDHAAWWIRKRLSLHPKKLAELAGQLASSWYVFAFQAPFLAPLAWKGIAKAWPWLLRLDGAKHPEVNPTQAEDGARGVGLYRSNFAPKLLHPREARTDLPVQTITSTSDPFVSPRLYEELALRVPNLWRRDLKAGHWTPLSHPAELSRWIGELVDHVEKRAESPALASARMHARARAATKGRFDGRLVLVTGAGSGIGQKTALAFASLGATVVAVDRDEATAKRTAEQCEASGARAHAYAVDVADRAAMEKFARDVMEEHGVPYVVVNNAGIGLAGPFLDTSLDDFQRVLDVNLWGVIHGAKLFGDEMAKSGVGGHIVNVASLAAYAPSRTLSAYCTSKAAVLMLSECMRADLASSGVNVTAICPGVVNTNITRTTHFVGETHDGEAKRRAKTSARYAWRNFGPQGVARAIVRACVDGRAVVPVTAEAKVFAAIGRISPDTLRLAARIDPS; translated from the coding sequence ATGAACGAGATGCGTGTTTCTGGCAGCGGCGGGGCATCCTTGTATGCGCGCACGTGGGGCGATTCCCGACAGCCGGCCATCGTCCTCGTCCATGGCTACCCCGACAACTCCGACGTCTGGTCGCGGGTAATCCCCGATCTGGCGGCGCGCTTTTTCGTCGTGGCGTACGACGTGCGGGGGGCGGGCCGCTCGAGCGCAGGCGCGACGTTCGGCGGCTACGCGTTCGATCACCTCGTGGGCGATCTCCGCGCGGTGATCGAGGCCACGGTCCCCGACGGGCGCAAAATCCATCTCGTCGGGCACGACTGGGGCTCGATCCAAGCCTGGGAAGCCGTCTTCGACGAACGCACGAAGGACCGCATCGCATCGCTCACGACGTTCGGTGCGCCGTGCCTCGATCACGCGGCATGGTGGATCCGCAAGCGTCTGAGCCTTCATCCGAAGAAGCTCGCCGAACTCGCGGGCCAACTTGCCAGCTCCTGGTACGTCTTCGCCTTCCAAGCGCCGTTCCTCGCGCCGCTCGCATGGAAGGGCATCGCCAAGGCGTGGCCATGGCTCCTGCGGCTCGATGGCGCGAAGCACCCCGAGGTGAACCCGACGCAGGCCGAAGATGGGGCGCGGGGCGTGGGGCTCTATCGCTCGAACTTCGCGCCCAAGCTGCTTCACCCGCGCGAGGCGAGAACGGACCTGCCGGTGCAGACGATCACGAGCACGAGCGATCCCTTCGTCTCCCCACGCCTCTACGAGGAGCTTGCGCTGCGCGTGCCCAACCTATGGCGTCGCGACTTGAAGGCGGGCCACTGGACGCCGCTCAGCCATCCCGCCGAGCTCTCGCGCTGGATCGGAGAGCTCGTCGATCACGTCGAGAAAAGGGCCGAGAGCCCCGCGCTCGCGAGCGCGCGGATGCATGCCCGGGCGCGCGCGGCGACGAAAGGGCGCTTCGACGGCCGGCTCGTGCTCGTCACCGGCGCCGGCAGCGGCATCGGTCAGAAGACGGCGCTCGCGTTCGCGAGCCTTGGCGCCACGGTCGTCGCCGTGGATCGCGACGAGGCGACGGCCAAGCGCACCGCGGAGCAGTGCGAGGCATCGGGCGCGCGGGCGCATGCCTATGCCGTCGACGTCGCCGACCGCGCCGCGATGGAGAAGTTCGCGCGCGACGTCATGGAGGAGCACGGCGTGCCCTATGTCGTCGTAAACAATGCGGGCATCGGCCTCGCCGGGCCGTTTCTCGACACGTCGCTCGACGACTTCCAGCGGGTGCTCGACGTCAACCTGTGGGGCGTGATTCACGGGGCGAAACTCTTCGGCGACGAGATGGCGAAGAGCGGGGTCGGCGGCCATATCGTCAACGTGGCCTCGCTCGCCGCGTATGCACCGTCGCGCACGCTCTCGGCGTACTGCACGAGCAAGGCGGCGGTGCTGATGCTCAGCGAGTGCATGCGCGCCGATCTCGCATCCTCGGGCGTGAACGTCACGGCCATCTGCCCGGGCGTGGTGAACACCAACATCACGCGGACGACGCATTTCGTCGGCGAGACCCACGACGGCGAGGCCAAGCGCCGCGCGAAGACGTCGGCGCGCTATGCCTGGCGCAACTTCGGTCCGCAGGGCGTCGCACGCGCCATCGTTCGCGCCTGCGTCGACGGCCGTGCCGTGGTGCCGGTGACCGCCGAGGCCAAAGTGTTCGCCGCGATCGGCCGCATCTCGCCCGACACGCTCCGCCTCGCCGCCCGCATCGACCCCTCGTGA
- a CDS encoding chitobiase/beta-hexosaminidase C-terminal domain-containing protein: MIRYGWTPKQRVWATAILTAAVAVAATHALGCSGDSSVTILDAGPGGPAPFPDSGPRDAGADTDTPDARPADDASVAETVATPEFNPAEGDFAAPQNVAITSATAGATIHYTLDGKTPSASSPIYASPLSVATTTTLKAIALKRDSKDSAIRTGAYTITIPPRTVEPVLFTPNAGKYANDVTVSLESATLSATICYTLDTSSPACTAQATCSRGSLVYHRESSVQITRTDQRITAIACKSGMLASATTSADYSLTAAAPILHPEPVPGKDPSEPVLLVTATSRGIIHYTLDGSNPNCTSGATIHEGGTIPGGVFTSDTTVKAMTCKEHYTPSAVVEATYLVAPKAPTLTPGGGTFESAQIVNLTVPAGATICRTAGENPPDPSCNGAACTGSTEPRVEVSTTNTTIKAIACKAGTAASPLVSATYKLQPGAPTFDPPGGTVVTTETLGVRLSSSGASDVAYTTDGSAPSCSGTTVSNGGKINVAGNTTVKAIGCKANFEPSLTAQANYPKANVTDAPLPAPFGGHYERDQEIIIHGFDANRVCYTINGPDPDCTPAACSRGETYAGPFILGKNATIKAVACKEGSLESAITSVTYEFQVARVGIVMPDEYEVGTPFRYISETAADGGVTYHAEYGPNPETPTCASPVSPTALGVTEPGTLKVVGCKEGYAPSVVASQAYVPRVASATFSPPAGTYSDVQSVTIDSVTRSTAGLPTTLCYTTGQAAPSCDPSTLECSGFEPVRGEAPLTLQIKKDTKVRVVACAPHPHLAASYESSAAYTLKMGDITFSPHPSSGPFTAAIPKIDIAVENAPSASRICWSDTQSIPGDDCLAASAPPGVHCVDDASVSLDNGGAGFSADVVLNAVACKPSEPGLIPSLGGATYDFALPTR, translated from the coding sequence ATGATTCGGTATGGATGGACGCCAAAACAACGGGTGTGGGCAACGGCTATCTTGACGGCGGCCGTGGCCGTTGCCGCCACCCATGCGCTGGGATGCAGCGGGGACTCGAGCGTGACCATCCTCGATGCCGGCCCGGGAGGCCCGGCCCCCTTCCCCGATTCGGGTCCTCGTGATGCCGGCGCCGATACGGATACCCCCGATGCAAGGCCCGCCGACGATGCCAGCGTCGCCGAGACGGTCGCCACCCCGGAGTTCAATCCCGCAGAAGGTGATTTTGCGGCCCCGCAGAATGTCGCCATCACCAGCGCCACGGCCGGTGCGACGATTCACTATACGCTCGACGGCAAGACGCCCAGCGCGAGCTCTCCCATCTATGCGTCACCGTTGAGCGTCGCAACGACGACCACGCTGAAGGCCATCGCGCTCAAGCGGGATTCCAAGGACTCGGCGATTCGAACTGGCGCTTATACGATCACCATTCCCCCGCGCACCGTCGAGCCCGTGCTTTTCACGCCGAACGCGGGCAAATATGCAAACGACGTCACCGTCAGCCTGGAGAGCGCCACGCTCTCGGCCACCATTTGTTACACGCTCGACACGTCCTCCCCCGCGTGCACGGCGCAGGCCACATGTTCGAGGGGCAGTCTCGTTTACCATCGGGAAAGCTCCGTCCAGATCACGCGGACCGATCAACGAATCACCGCCATCGCGTGCAAGTCCGGCATGCTCGCCTCGGCGACGACGAGCGCGGACTATTCGCTCACGGCCGCCGCGCCCATCCTTCACCCGGAGCCGGTTCCTGGAAAGGATCCGTCCGAGCCGGTCCTATTGGTCACCGCCACGAGCCGAGGCATCATTCATTACACGCTCGACGGGTCGAATCCCAACTGCACCAGCGGCGCGACGATCCACGAAGGCGGGACAATCCCCGGGGGCGTTTTTACCTCGGATACGACGGTCAAGGCGATGACGTGCAAGGAGCATTACACGCCCAGCGCGGTCGTCGAGGCCACGTACCTCGTGGCCCCCAAGGCCCCGACGCTCACGCCGGGTGGGGGCACGTTCGAATCGGCGCAGATCGTGAATCTCACCGTGCCTGCGGGGGCGACCATCTGTCGAACGGCAGGAGAGAACCCGCCCGATCCTTCGTGCAATGGTGCCGCGTGCACCGGCTCGACGGAGCCCCGCGTCGAGGTGAGCACGACGAATACGACCATCAAGGCCATTGCGTGCAAGGCCGGTACGGCGGCGTCACCGCTGGTCTCGGCGACCTACAAGCTGCAACCCGGTGCACCGACGTTCGATCCCCCCGGGGGCACGGTCGTCACCACCGAGACGCTCGGCGTAAGGCTTTCATCGTCGGGTGCGAGCGATGTGGCGTATACGACGGATGGCTCCGCGCCGAGCTGCAGCGGGACCACGGTTTCGAATGGCGGGAAGATCAACGTCGCGGGAAACACCACGGTCAAGGCGATTGGCTGCAAAGCGAACTTCGAGCCGAGCCTCACCGCGCAAGCCAATTACCCCAAGGCCAATGTGACCGATGCGCCCTTGCCGGCACCGTTTGGCGGACACTACGAGCGAGACCAAGAAATCATCATCCATGGTTTCGACGCCAACCGCGTCTGCTACACGATCAATGGTCCGGATCCGGATTGCACCCCCGCGGCGTGCAGCCGCGGCGAGACCTATGCGGGCCCGTTCATCCTCGGGAAGAATGCGACCATCAAGGCCGTCGCATGCAAGGAGGGGTCGCTCGAATCCGCCATCACGTCGGTGACTTACGAATTCCAAGTCGCCCGCGTGGGCATCGTCATGCCCGACGAGTACGAGGTCGGTACGCCGTTCCGCTACATCTCGGAGACCGCGGCCGACGGAGGTGTGACGTACCATGCCGAATATGGGCCAAATCCCGAGACGCCAACGTGCGCGTCGCCCGTCTCACCCACCGCGCTCGGGGTCACGGAACCGGGGACGCTGAAGGTCGTCGGATGCAAAGAGGGATACGCGCCCTCGGTCGTGGCGAGCCAAGCCTATGTGCCTCGGGTTGCCTCGGCGACGTTCTCGCCCCCCGCGGGCACGTATTCCGATGTTCAAAGCGTGACCATCGACTCGGTGACGCGGAGCACGGCGGGGCTGCCGACCACCCTTTGTTACACGACGGGTCAGGCCGCGCCCAGTTGCGATCCCAGCACGCTGGAGTGCAGCGGCTTCGAACCGGTTCGGGGCGAGGCGCCGCTCACGTTGCAAATCAAGAAGGACACCAAGGTGCGCGTCGTCGCATGCGCACCGCACCCGCACCTCGCCGCCTCGTACGAGTCCAGTGCCGCGTACACGCTGAAGATGGGCGACATCACGTTCAGCCCCCATCCCTCGTCGGGACCGTTCACCGCCGCCATTCCCAAGATTGATATCGCCGTCGAGAATGCCCCGTCCGCGTCGCGCATCTGCTGGTCCGATACGCAGTCGATCCCGGGCGACGACTGCCTCGCAGCGTCCGCCCCGCCGGGCGTGCATTGCGTCGATGACGCGAGCGTCTCGCTCGACAACGGCGGTGCGGGCTTCAGCGCGGACGTCGTCCTGAACGCCGTCGCCTGCAAACCGAGCGAGCCGGGGCTCATTCCCTCGCTGGGCGGTGCGACGTACGACTTCGCCTTGCCCACCCGTTGA
- a CDS encoding OprO/OprP family phosphate-selective porin yields MTLLLPLFMAREAAAQSETKKATPPADHPLAGYRAGGFFLRDEKDLFILYPSLDLQIDHYNYFGPGVGDTNLKSTFAFRRTRLTFAGEFLKDWTFRLELEMGRTALDNLNGRDETSAAAPGAAPTATSGQYAPAQTARVVAQLVGAWVGYRVHPALNFRVGQALTSFSMENSTPPRSLQFMEKSLATRVLGSQVANGVDLHGLLWGTLGEDIVTYTVAFVNGAGPNRLDTDGRGDLMTRVYVRPLSTVSGIGELKGLHFGGSFSYGSRDPTWTHYDYNAMTTQGNYAFWRPNYRNSLIGRNVHVVPANNQIAAAGELRVPFSIFDLMAEVVYVDNGTREVVEGYQSQNPAYGPGTLGFGHMHGFGYYLHGGVWLFGPRTGGRIGETFKPARLNLSKPDSPHESSLQAMVRWEQVSLRYDGYSKTSAVTATGAPAFTGVGPYDGDIKVNAISGGLNYWATRHIRLTAQWTTYLFPDSAPPTPTHPGGPVCDAVACANRAQAPAQSLPGTPSNVPQSQLEARDNGHSLHELLFRAQVTF; encoded by the coding sequence ATGACTCTTCTCCTGCCGCTTTTCATGGCACGAGAGGCTGCTGCCCAATCCGAAACGAAGAAGGCAACGCCACCTGCCGATCATCCGCTCGCGGGTTATCGGGCGGGTGGATTCTTCCTCCGCGACGAGAAGGATCTCTTCATCCTTTATCCGTCGCTCGATTTGCAGATTGATCATTACAACTACTTCGGCCCCGGCGTCGGGGATACGAACCTCAAGTCGACATTTGCCTTTCGACGCACCCGTCTGACATTCGCCGGCGAGTTCCTCAAGGACTGGACCTTTCGCCTCGAGCTCGAGATGGGAAGGACGGCGCTCGACAATCTGAACGGCCGCGACGAAACGTCGGCCGCCGCGCCGGGTGCGGCACCGACGGCGACGAGCGGCCAATACGCGCCAGCGCAGACCGCGAGGGTGGTGGCCCAACTCGTCGGCGCATGGGTCGGCTACCGGGTCCATCCCGCCCTGAATTTCCGCGTCGGCCAGGCGCTCACGTCGTTCTCGATGGAGAACTCGACGCCACCTCGCTCCTTGCAATTCATGGAGAAGTCGCTGGCGACGCGTGTGCTCGGATCGCAGGTCGCCAATGGAGTCGACCTTCACGGCCTGCTCTGGGGCACCCTCGGTGAGGATATCGTGACATACACCGTCGCGTTCGTGAATGGCGCGGGACCGAACCGCCTGGACACCGATGGGCGCGGGGACTTGATGACCCGCGTCTATGTCCGGCCGCTCTCGACGGTGTCCGGCATCGGCGAGTTGAAGGGCCTCCACTTCGGCGGGAGCTTCTCGTACGGCTCGCGCGATCCGACGTGGACCCACTACGACTACAACGCGATGACCACCCAGGGCAACTATGCCTTCTGGAGACCGAACTATCGAAATTCGCTAATCGGTCGCAATGTTCACGTCGTGCCGGCGAACAATCAAATTGCTGCGGCCGGGGAGCTGCGCGTCCCATTCAGCATTTTCGACCTGATGGCCGAAGTGGTCTATGTCGACAATGGAACGCGCGAGGTCGTCGAGGGCTATCAGAGCCAAAATCCTGCCTATGGCCCCGGCACCTTGGGCTTCGGCCACATGCACGGATTCGGCTACTACCTCCATGGTGGCGTGTGGCTCTTCGGGCCGCGCACGGGCGGTCGCATCGGCGAGACGTTCAAGCCGGCGCGGCTCAATCTCTCGAAGCCCGACTCACCTCACGAGAGTTCGCTCCAGGCGATGGTTCGATGGGAGCAAGTGAGCCTTCGCTACGATGGATATTCCAAGACCTCCGCGGTGACGGCGACGGGCGCGCCCGCGTTCACCGGGGTCGGCCCGTACGACGGGGACATCAAGGTCAATGCGATCTCCGGCGGCCTGAACTACTGGGCCACGAGGCACATTCGCCTGACGGCGCAATGGACGACCTACCTATTCCCCGACTCCGCACCGCCAACGCCCACGCACCCCGGCGGCCCGGTGTGCGACGCCGTGGCCTGTGCCAATCGCGCGCAGGCGCCCGCGCAATCGCTGCCGGGGACGCCGAGCAACGTGCCGCAATCGCAGCTCGAAGCGCGCGACAATGGGCATTCCCTCCACGAGCTGCTGTTCCGTGCGCAGGTGACATTTTGA